A portion of the Pseudoxanthomonas sp. JBR18 genome contains these proteins:
- a CDS encoding sensor domain-containing diguanylate cyclase, whose protein sequence is MSEASLDPGKDSDVYKTLLESTKAIPWRIDWNSMTFSYVGPQIEALLGWEQGSWVGINDWVERMHPDDRDYVVNFCVSQSKAGVDHEADYRAMTKDGDYVWIRDVVHVVRKDGEVEALVGFMFDISERKKTEDHLMRLQKQLEELSYQDGLTGIANRRMFDIVLEREWAAAQQRQTPLSLLMMDIDYFKQYNDHYGHIRGDEALRTVASTLAQAANNPRDFVARIGGEEFIWLLPDTSAANARQVAEKCMQLVRQQQIPHARSSVSPLLSLSVGVGTVTPGAEAPALSFVEAVDALLYQAKRNGRMRAESGTF, encoded by the coding sequence ATGAGCGAAGCCAGCCTGGATCCAGGCAAGGACAGCGACGTCTACAAGACCCTGCTCGAATCGACCAAGGCGATCCCGTGGCGGATCGACTGGAACAGCATGACCTTCAGCTACGTCGGTCCGCAGATCGAAGCGTTGCTGGGTTGGGAGCAGGGCAGTTGGGTCGGCATCAACGACTGGGTCGAGCGCATGCATCCGGATGACCGCGATTACGTGGTCAATTTCTGCGTATCCCAGTCCAAGGCCGGTGTCGATCACGAAGCCGACTATCGGGCCATGACCAAGGACGGCGACTACGTCTGGATCCGCGACGTCGTGCACGTGGTGCGCAAGGACGGCGAGGTCGAGGCGCTGGTCGGTTTCATGTTCGACATCAGCGAGCGCAAGAAGACCGAAGACCACCTGATGCGCCTGCAGAAACAGCTCGAGGAGTTGTCCTATCAGGACGGGCTGACCGGCATCGCCAACCGACGCATGTTCGACATCGTGCTGGAACGCGAGTGGGCCGCCGCGCAGCAACGCCAGACCCCGCTGTCGCTGCTCATGATGGATATCGATTACTTCAAGCAGTACAACGACCACTACGGTCATATCCGGGGCGATGAGGCGCTGCGCACCGTGGCCAGCACCCTGGCCCAGGCCGCCAACAACCCGCGGGACTTCGTCGCCCGGATCGGCGGGGAGGAATTCATCTGGCTGCTGCCGGACACCTCCGCCGCCAATGCGCGCCAGGTTGCGGAAAAATGCATGCAGCTGGTGCGCCAGCAGCAGATTCCGCACGCGCGCTCCAGCGTCTCGCCCCTGCTGAGCTTGAGCGTGGGAGTCGGTACCGTGACACCAGGCGCGGAGGCGCCCGCGCTGTCGTTTGTCGAAGCCGTCGATGCGCTGTTGTACCAGGCCAAGCGCAACGGCCGGATGCGAGCGGAGTCCGGCACGTTCTGA
- a CDS encoding MFS transporter produces MLFLCIGLTSGVILPFLALWAEHSAQVPARYVGTLLACYSAGELLATPFLGGIADRRGRRPVLIVSMLGVGLGFALLPACHGVGWVALTLLGIGIFESVLHPTVFTVIADVVPPSRSHQAFAIARSFDSVGHIAGPALGTLLVARAPGMVFYAAASASLLGAVVAWAWLAETRPAVVQAEDDEEETLSSLLPAFRDRHLALLLLGLLCLEICAGWVPSVLPLYSHDTGMLSVGEVGALFTYGAALVAVLQLVTARGFARISGARLVLLSTLMLVLAFAAMLLVHGVAGLVIGMTLLSCNQMVLGPLVPATISALAPAQQRARYMAAASVSNDLQDSLGPAIGTFLYGTSPRLPWLLGIPLATLAGAFLSRRFRHGRPAVPASASATQSV; encoded by the coding sequence GTGCTGTTCCTGTGCATCGGCCTGACCAGCGGGGTGATCCTGCCGTTCCTGGCGCTCTGGGCCGAACACAGTGCCCAGGTCCCGGCCCGCTACGTGGGCACACTGTTGGCGTGTTACTCGGCCGGTGAGCTGCTGGCCACGCCCTTCCTCGGTGGAATCGCCGACCGCCGCGGTCGACGCCCGGTCCTCATCGTGTCCATGCTCGGCGTCGGACTCGGCTTCGCCCTGCTGCCGGCCTGCCACGGCGTGGGATGGGTCGCCCTGACCCTGCTTGGCATCGGCATCTTCGAAAGCGTGCTGCACCCGACGGTGTTCACCGTCATTGCCGACGTGGTCCCGCCCTCGCGCAGCCACCAGGCCTTCGCGATCGCGCGCAGCTTCGACAGCGTGGGACACATCGCCGGGCCGGCGCTGGGCACGCTGCTGGTCGCGCGCGCGCCAGGAATGGTGTTCTACGCCGCGGCGAGCGCCTCGCTCCTGGGCGCGGTGGTCGCCTGGGCGTGGCTGGCCGAGACGCGGCCCGCCGTGGTCCAGGCCGAGGACGACGAAGAGGAAACCCTGTCCAGCCTGCTGCCGGCCTTCCGCGACCGCCATCTGGCCTTGCTGCTGCTTGGCCTGCTGTGCCTGGAGATCTGTGCCGGCTGGGTGCCCTCGGTGCTGCCGCTGTACTCGCATGACACCGGGATGCTGAGCGTGGGCGAGGTCGGCGCGTTGTTCACCTACGGCGCGGCGCTGGTGGCCGTCCTGCAGCTGGTGACCGCACGCGGGTTCGCCAGGATCAGCGGGGCCCGGCTGGTGCTGCTGAGCACGCTGATGCTGGTGCTGGCCTTCGCCGCGATGTTGCTGGTGCACGGCGTGGCCGGCCTGGTCATCGGCATGACCTTGCTGTCGTGCAACCAGATGGTGCTGGGCCCCCTGGTGCCCGCCACGATCAGCGCGCTGGCCCCGGCACAGCAACGTGCGCGCTACATGGCCGCCGCTTCGGTCAGCAACGACCTGCAGGATTCGCTTGGCCCGGCCATCGGCACCTTCCTCTATGGCACCTCGCCGCGCCTGCCCTGGCTGCTGGGCATCCCGCTGGCCACGCTGGCCGGCGCCTTCCTCAGCCGACGCTTCCGCCATGGCCGCCCGGCAGTGCCGGCGTCGGCATCGGCGACGCAATCGGTGTGA